Part of the Firmicutes bacterium CAG:345 genome is shown below.
CAAAACGCTTCATCAATTATCAATTTTGATCTTATGACAGTCTGCCCTAAAAATGGATATGAATATGAAAGTGAAACACAAAATATGCTTTCAACAATGATTTATGATATCTCAAAAGATGATAAATATATTGAACTTCTATGTGAATTGAATAAAGAAAAAGATAAATTAGATATTTATCAAAATCGCTTGATTGAAAAAAATTTCCGCGAGTATAACAATTTTAAAAATGTTTCTTCTGAACTATATTCTGAGCAATTAAAATCTTATTCAGATAGCTATAGCCTCTGGATTGAAGCTCGAGAAAAAAACGATTATTCTATCTTTGCCCCTGCTTTGAAAAAGAATGTTGAGATAACTAAAAAGGTATTGTCATTAAGACCTGAATTCAATGGGAATTATTATGATACTTTGATAGATAATTTTGAAGAAGGTTTTGATAAAAAAGATTACGATGCCTTTTTTTATGAATTAAAGAAACATTTAATTCCACTTATTAAAAAGGTTTATAGCTCTCCAAAAAAGATCAGAACAGATTTTCTTTTCAGAAAAGTGTCCATTAGTAAACAAGAGGAATTCTCTAAATATCTAATGTCTTTAATCGGATTTGATAATGATTGCGGAATGCTTTCAACTTCTGTTCATCCTTTCACTTCAACCCTTGCTAGATATGATACTAGAATAACAACACATTATTATGAAGATAATTTTATATCAAATATGTATTCTATAATCCATGAGGGTGGACATGCTATTTTTGGTCAAAATGAGCCTCAGGAAATCTATGATAATCATCTTCAAAATAGCATGACTATGGCTATGCACGAAAGCGTTTCAAGATTTTATGAAAATAGATTAGGACGAAGTAAAGAATTTATTCATTTCATCTATCCTAAAATTATGGAACTATTTTCCGAAGAATTGGGAGATGTCAGTGAAGAAGAACTTTATCTAGGTATTAATGCTGTTATGAAACAACCTTTAAGGACAGAAGCGGATGAACTTAGCTATTGTCTTCATATCATTATTCGCTATGAACTTGAAAAAGAATTTGTCGATACTGATAACTTTGACTTTTCAAGTTTGGAAAAAAGATGGAATTCTCTTTATAAAGAATATTTGGATATTGAACCAAAAAATTCTGTCGAAGGAATATTACAAGATGTTCACTGGACTGATACTTATGGATATTTTCCAACTTATGCTATTGGTAATGCTTATAATGCAATGTATTTAGAAAAGATGAAAAAAGAAATACCAGTAAGTGAACTTTTGAAAAAAGGTGATTTTTTAACAATAAAAGATTGGATGAAAGAACATGTATTTAAAAAGGCGAGCTTACTTCCTCCTAAAGATTGGATTAGGGATATTGCAGGTGAAGATTTGAATCCTAAATATTTTATTGAATATCTTGAAGAAAAATATAAAGAAATATATGATTTATAAAAGGAGATTTAATATATGGAAAAAATAGTAGAAAATGGAAAATTTTCTGATATAAAAGTCAGTGTTCCAAATTATGAAGAATATAAAAAAGAAGCTGCTGAGATAAAAGATGAAATTTTAAATGCTTCCAGTGCAGAAATAGCAGTAGCAGCAATTAGAAAATATTTTGCTTTGACTGATACTTTTGATACAGTATCTACCATTATCTTCATTCATTTTTCACAGAATACTCTCGATGAAGAATACGTCAAAGCTCAGGATGAAATGGATGAAAAAGGACCATTATTTACTGAAATATTCACTGATTTAGAGAAGGCAATTTTAAATTCTAAATATTTAAAAGATATCGAAAATACATTTGGTGAACTTTATATTGCTCAATTAAAAAATGCTCAAGATATTTTTTCTAATGAAATTATTGAAGAATTGCAATTAGAAAATAAATATGTATCAGAATACAACAAATTAAAATCTGGTGCGATGATCGAATTCCAGGGAAAAGAATATAATTTGCCACAAATGCAAAAATTTATGGTTTCTTCCGATCGTGAGGTTCGTAGATTAGCTAATAAAGCTACATGGGATTTTTATGAAAATCACGATAAAGAATTCGGCGATATTTATGATAAGCTCGTTAAAGTAAGAACAAAAATGGCCCAGAAGCTCGGATATGAAAATTTTGTTCCTTTGGCATATAAGAGAATGCAGCGCTTAGATTATACTGCAAAAGAAATTTCTAAATATCGTTTAGAATTAAAGAAATATTTGGTTCCACTTGCAGAAAAATATAGATTGAAACAAATGGAAAGAATTGGAATTAAAGATCCTCATTTTTATGATTATAGTATCAATTTTATTGATGGAAATCCGGTTCCAAATGGTGATACAGAAACTTTGACAAACGAAGCTGAAAGAATGTATCACGAAATGAATGAAGATATAGGACAAAGATTTACCTATTTGAAAGAACATGGTCATTTAGATTTAGAGGCGAGAAAAGGAAAACAAGGCGGTGGATATGAAGCCCCTATGGCTGATTTAAAAGCACCTTTTATCTTCTCTAATTTCAATAAGACACAAGGTGATGTTGAAGTTTTAACCCATGAATTCGGTCATGCTCTTCAAGCGATGCTCGGCGCTTCTTATGAAGTACCAAGTTATCGTTCTCCAGGTATGGAATGCTGTGAAATGCATTCGATGTCCATGGAGTATTTGACATATCCATATCTGCATTATCTTTTTGATGAGGAAAACTTAAGAAAATATTTATATCAACATATTCTCGATGCTATTTTCTTTATTCCATATGGTGCAACAGTTGATGAATTCCAACATGTTGTTTATGAGAATCCAAATTTAACTCCTGAAGAAAGAAAACATGAATGGAGAAAGATAGAAAAAGAATATACTCCTCATATTCATTATGGCGAAGATTCTGAATTCTTAGAAAATGGTGGATTCTGGTATAAACAAGCTCATATTTTTGAAAATCCATTTTATTATATCGATTATACGATAGCACAAGTTGTATCGTTAGAATTTTTAGTTGAATCACATGAAGATTATAAAAAAGCTTTGGATAAATATTTGAATTATTGTAAATTAGGAGGAACTTTACCATACAATAAACTTCTAGATAAAGCTTCAATTGCTAATCCTATGCATGAGGGAGTAATCCGTGATTTGATGGTTAAAGTTGAAGAAATAATCAAAAAATACGAAAAAAATCTTTAATTTTTTAAGTATCATCTAATTTATTTGGATGATACTTTTTAAAAAACATAATTATTTTTATAAAAATAATAAAGTATAATTTCTTTAAAAGTAGTAAAGATAATTCTATTTTTGTATAATGAAAAAGAAGGTGATTAGCGATGGGAAAAATATTGAAAATTAACATGCTTTCAAAGGCGACCTCCGTTTCTGGTCAAGGAGTAGGAGCAGCTTATATTGAACAGGTAAATCTTGTCAAAGAAGATAAAGATCTTTTTGAAATTACGGAAAATAAAAGAGGGAATAAATTTGACATTTGTCATATTCATACAGTCAATCCTCAATATTATTTTAAGATGAATAAAAAACATGTTAATGTTATGTATGTTCATTTTATTCCTGATACTTTAGATGGTTCTATTAAACTTCCTAAATTATCTTTTAAAATATTTAAAAAATATGTTATTTCAATGTATCGCAAGGCCGATGAAATTGTTGTTGTTAATCCTGTTTTTAAAAAACCATTAATCGATTTAGGAATTAAAGAAGATAAGATTACTTATATTCCAAATTATGTTTCTAAAGATGATTTTTATCCTTTAAGTCAAGAAGTAATTGATAAGAGAAAAGAAAAATATGGAATAGAAAAAAATAAATTTATTGTTTTAGGATGTGGACAAGTTCAAACTAGAAAAGGTGTAAAAGATTTTATTAAATGCGCTGAGCTTTTGCCTGATGTTCAATTTGTTTGGGCAGGTGGATTTTCCTTTGGTCCAATAACTGATGGATATAAAGAATTAAAAGCTATTATGGATAATCCTCCAAAAAATGTTAAATTTATAGGAATTATTCCAAGAACAGAGATGAATGAAATTTTTAATATGGCTGATGTTTTATTTATGCCATCATTTTCAGAACTTTTCCCAATGTCTATTTTAGAAGCTGTCAATTCTTCTAAACCGGTTTTATTAAGAGATTTGGAACTTTATGTAGATATTCTCTTCGGCAAATATTTAAAAGGAAATAGTGCTGAAGAATGGGTGGAATTAATAAATAAATTAAGACAAGATTCGGAATTTTATAAAAGTGCTCAAGAGGATTCTAAGTATATTTCAGAATTTTATTCGAAAGAAAATGTCAATAAAATTTGGCGTGAATACTATCCTCGAGTGTATAATAAATATATAAAAAATGGTAAAAAAATAAAAAATTAATTTGATACAATTAAAAAGGTATGTACAATGAATAAAGAAAAAATTGAGGAATTGTCTTTAGAAGAAAAAATAGCTTTGTTAAGCGGTACTAATTATATGCTGACAAACCAAATTTTCCGTTTGGATATTTCTTCAGTTTGTCATGCTGATGGCCCACATGGTTTAAGAAAAAGTCTAAAAGGTGGAAAGAATTTGTGTTCAGATATTCCTTCTACTGTTTTTCCTTCAGCTGCTACAACAGCTTCTAGTTTCAATGAAAACAATTTATATCAGTTAGGTTTAGCATTAGGAAAAGAAGCCAGAGCCAATGGTGTCGATGTTATTTTAGGGCCTGCTTTAAACATTAAAAGAAATCCTTTATGTGGAAGAAATTTCGATTACTTTTCCGAAGATCCGTATTTGAGCGGTGTTATGGCAACCAGTGAAGTATTAGGAATTCAAGTTAATGCCAACGCTTGTATAAAACATTTTGCAGCAAATAACAATGAAAATTATAGAATAGTCGGCAATAGTGTTATCGATGAAAGAACATTAAGAGAAATTTATCTCAAAGGATTTGAAATGGTTATAAAAAATGCTAATCCTTCTGCTATCATGTGTGCTTATAATCAGTTAAATGGACAATATTGTTCAGAAAATCAATTTTTACTTACAAATATTTTGCGCAGTGAATGGAAATATGATGGAATTGTAATGTCGGATTGGGGTGCGACTAAAGATAGAGTTAATAGTTTAAAAGCTGGACTTGATTTGGAAATGCCTGGTGATCAACCGATGTCGAGAAAAATGCTTTATGATGCATATAAAAATGGAACATTGTCCATGCAGACTATCGATTGTTCAGTTGAGAGAATGTTGAATTATATCGATCGTGTTCATAAAGAAGAAAAAGAAATTGATGTAGACTTAGAAGAACATAATGAACTTTCTACAATGATTGCTACAGATTCAGCGGTTTTGTTGAAAAATAAAAATAAATTTTTCCATTAGAAAAAAATGAAAAAATCTTAGTTATCGGTGAAATGTTTGAAAAAATGAAGTATCAAGGTTCAGGAAGTTCGATTATTACATCAACTAAATTGATTGAACCTATCGATGCTTTTAATAAACATGAAGTAAATTATACTTATGTTAAAGGCTATGCTTTAAATAGTAAAAATAAAGAAAATGACAAACTTTTTGTAGAAGCGGTTGAAGCTTCACAAAAGTATGAAAAGGTTTTGTTTTTTGCTGGATTAGATGATCAAAGTGATTTAGAAGGTAAAGATAGAGAAAATTTATTATTGCCGAGCAATCAGATTAAATTGATCAATGAACTTTTATCTATGGGAAAAAGAGTGTGCCTAATTTTATTTGGTGGTTCTATTGTTGAATTGCCATTTGTCAATTCAGTTCAAGCAATTTTGATGATGTACTTGCCAGGTCAAGGTGGCGGAGAAGCTTGTTATCGATTGATTTATGGTGAAGTTAATCCATCTGGACATTTGGCTGAAAGTTGGCCAGAGGCTTATACTGATGTTCCTTTTGGAAGCGAATATGGAAAATCAACTAGAGATCTTTATAAGGAAAGTGTATTTGTTGGATATAGATACTATTCTTCGGCACATATAAGAACATTATTTCCTTTTGGTTATGGTCTTTCTTATTCGGAATTTAATAAGAGAATGACAACAATTGAAGATCGCAAGGAAGAATATCGAATAAAAGTTAATGTAGAAAATGTTTCGTTAATTCCTGGAAGTGAAGTTGTTCAAATTTACGTTGAAACACCAAAAAATAATATTTTTCGTCCTTTACGTGAGTTAAAAGCTTTTAAAAAAGTATTTTTGATGCCTGGTCAAAAAACTGAAGTTGTTTTGGTAATTAAGAAAAATGATTTGCGTTATTACGATGTTAAAGAAAAGAAGTTTATTATGGATGGTGGAATTTATAAGATTCAACTTTGTTCAGATTGCTTAACAATAATACAAGAAGCTTGTATCCATGTTGATCTTCCAATATCTTCTTCTCCATATTCAATTTTTGTCAATAAAGTTTATACAGATTTTCATTTTAATAATATTACCGATTCACTTTTTGAAGACCTGTGTCGAAAACCACTTCCTAATATTGATCCAGTATTTCCATTTACTATGGAAACACGAATAACTGAATTTAAAACTAAATTTTTTGGAAGAGTTATTTATCAGATGATGAAGAAAAAGCTTTTAAAAGAAAAAAATAAAGCTTTGAAAATAAAAGATCCATTAAAAAGAGAAAAAGAACTACAAAATTCACAGTATGTACTCAGTGTTTTTGAATATAATTCTTTACGCGCTTTGACAAACATGAGCCCAAAAACTCTTCCTTATAATATTGCTGAAGGTATTGTTTATATTGCAAACGGACGAATTTTTGAAGGTTTATTTAAAATGACAAAAAAGATAGTTGTTCCATCTTTACCTAAAGAGAACGTAAATATAAAAAATAAATAATTCTTCGTAATTTTTTCAAAACCTCTTGACAATCATTTCTTTTTTTATTGATAATGAAGATACTTAGACGAGACGATATTGGAATGATTATGGAGGCAGTATATGAGTAATTTATCCAAGTTGTTGAAATTCGAAAACTTCAATACCGAACATCTTTCTGTTGCTGTCGATATGAATTCCGGCTGTAAAAACAGGTGTTATTAGATTGGTAGGAGGCATTGCAAGTTCAATTTTTAATAATTTTTAGGAGGATATAAACTATGTGAGAATTTATTAAATATTGTCTCAAATGTTTATCAATGTCAATTTCTGCGTCTTTTGGAAACAATCCTGAAGGAATGACATTTAAGCATGCAACAGTTGGAAGTATTACAATGCTTGTATTATTAGGATTAGCTTTGGGCATTCTATGGTTAATAGCAGTTATTGTTAATAAATTTAGATAAAACGAAACAATTAGTAGAATGTTATCAAGCTTAGTTAATTTTATAAGAAAAAATGATTTATAGTAATGT
Proteins encoded:
- a CDS encoding peptidase M32 (product inferred by homology to UniProt); the encoded protein is MKENLKQFYTYLEKMERLQNASSIINFDLMTVCPKNGYEYESETQNMLSTMIYDISKDDKYIELLCELNKEKDKLDIYQNRLIEKNFREYNNFKNVSSELYSEQLKSYSDSYSLWIEAREKNDYSIFAPALKKNVEITKKVLSLRPEFNGNYYDTLIDNFEEGFDKKDYDAFFYELKKHLIPLIKKVYSSPKKIRTDFLFRKVSISKQEEFSKYLMSLIGFDNDCGMLSTSVHPFTSTLARYDTRITTHYYEDNFISNMYSIIHEGGHAIFGQNEPQEIYDNHLQNSMTMAMHESVSRFYENRLGRSKEFIHFIYPKIMELFSEELGDVSEEELYLGINAVMKQPLRTEADELSYCLHIIIRYELEKEFVDTDNFDFSSLEKRWNSLYKEYLDIEPKNSVEGILQDVHWTDTYGYFPTYAIGNAYNAMYLEKMKKEIPVSELLKKGDFLTIKDWMKEHVFKKASLLPPKDWIRDIAGEDLNPKYFIEYLEEKYKEIYDL
- a CDS encoding oligoendopeptidase F (product inferred by homology to UniProt), which gives rise to MEKIVENGKFSDIKVSVPNYEEYKKEAAEIKDEILNASSAEIAVAAIRKYFALTDTFDTVSTIIFIHFSQNTLDEEYVKAQDEMDEKGPLFTEIFTDLEKAILNSKYLKDIENTFGELYIAQLKNAQDIFSNEIIEELQLENKYVSEYNKLKSGAMIEFQGKEYNLPQMQKFMVSSDREVRRLANKATWDFYENHDKEFGDIYDKLVKVRTKMAQKLGYENFVPLAYKRMQRLDYTAKEISKYRLELKKYLVPLAEKYRLKQMERIGIKDPHFYDYSINFIDGNPVPNGDTETLTNEAERMYHEMNEDIGQRFTYLKEHGHLDLEARKGKQGGGYEAPMADLKAPFIFSNFNKTQGDVEVLTHEFGHALQAMLGASYEVPSYRSPGMECCEMHSMSMEYLTYPYLHYLFDEENLRKYLYQHILDAIFFIPYGATVDEFQHVVYENPNLTPEERKHEWRKIEKEYTPHIHYGEDSEFLENGGFWYKQAHIFENPFYYIDYTIAQVVSLEFLVESHEDYKKALDKYLNYCKLGGTLPYNKLLDKASIANPMHEGVIRDLMVKVEEIIKKYEKNL
- a CDS encoding glycosyltransferase CpoA (product inferred by homology to UniProt), with product MGKILKINMLSKATSVSGQGVGAAYIEQVNLVKEDKDLFEITENKRGNKFDICHIHTVNPQYYFKMNKKHVNVMYVHFIPDTLDGSIKLPKLSFKIFKKYVISMYRKADEIVVVNPVFKKPLIDLGIKEDKITYIPNYVSKDDFYPLSQEVIDKRKEKYGIEKNKFIVLGCGQVQTRKGVKDFIKCAELLPDVQFVWAGGFSFGPITDGYKELKAIMDNPPKNVKFIGIIPRTEMNEIFNMADVLFMPSFSELFPMSILEAVNSSKPVLLRDLELYVDILFGKYLKGNSAEEWVELINKLRQDSEFYKSAQEDSKYISEFYSKENVNKIWREYYPRVYNKYIKNGKKIKN
- a CDS encoding glycoside hydrolase family 3 domain protein (product inferred by homology to UniProt), giving the protein MNKEKIEELSLEEKIALLSGTNYMLTNQIFRLDISSVCHADGPHGLRKSLKGGKNLCSDIPSTVFPSAATTASSFNENNLYQLGLALGKEARANGVDVILGPALNIKRNPLCGRNFDYFSEDPYLSGVMATSEVLGIQVNANACIKHFAANNNENYRIVGNSVIDERTLREIYLKGFEMVIKNANPSAIMCAYNQLNGQYCSENQFLLTNILRSEWKYDGIVMSDWGATKDRVNSLKAGLDLEMPGDQPMSRKMLYDAYKNGTLSMQTIDCSVERMLNYIDRVHKEEKEIDVDLEEHNELSTMIATDSAVLLKNKNKFFH
- a CDS encoding glycoside hydrolase family 3 domain protein (product inferred by homology to UniProt) — translated: MFEKMKYQGSGSSIITSTKLIEPIDAFNKHEVNYTYVKGYALNSKNKENDKLFVEAVEASQKYEKVLFFAGLDDQSDLEGKDRENLLLPSNQIKLINELLSMGKRVCLILFGGSIVELPFVNSVQAILMMYLPGQGGGEACYRLIYGEVNPSGHLAESWPEAYTDVPFGSEYGKSTRDLYKESVFVGYRYYSSAHIRTLFPFGYGLSYSEFNKRMTTIEDRKEEYRIKVNVENVSLIPGSEVVQIYVETPKNNIFRPLRELKAFKKVFLMPGQKTEVVLVIKKNDLRYYDVKEKKFIMDGGIYKIQLCSDCLTIIQEACIHVDLPISSSPYSIFVNKVYTDFHFNNITDSLFEDLCRKPLPNIDPVFPFTMETRITEFKTKFFGRVIYQMMKKKLLKEKNKALKIKDPLKREKELQNSQYVLSVFEYNSLRALTNMSPKTLPYNIAEGIVYIANGRIFEGLFKMTKKIVVPSLPKENVNIKNK
- a CDS encoding unknown (no significant homology to UniProt), with the translated sequence MSISASFGNNPEGMTFKHATVGSITMLVLLGLALGILWLIAVIVNKFR